The following coding sequences are from one Brooklawnia cerclae window:
- a CDS encoding undecaprenyl-diphosphate phosphatase: MGWLEAIVLGIVQGLTEFLPISSSAHQLIVGQLFFGGKDPGAAFTAVTQLGTETAVLVYFWRDIVRIVSRWAQSLVGRVPRDDFDARMGWFVIVGSLPIGILGLLFQDAIDSTLRNLWITVVTLGGVGLLLGFADRYAQDHQFKDLHALNWRDAIIYGLCQAAALIPGVSRSGGTISGGLFMRYDRPSATRYSFLLAIPAVFASGLFKLKDIGSDSCVEWGPTIVATVIAFVVGYAIIAWLLRYITTHTFSPFVIYRVALAVVLAGLLVGGVLDPEAALTAGCGA, from the coding sequence ATGGGCTGGCTTGAGGCAATCGTGCTCGGCATCGTGCAGGGGCTCACGGAGTTCCTGCCCATCAGTTCGAGCGCACACCAACTGATTGTTGGCCAGCTCTTCTTCGGCGGGAAGGATCCGGGTGCCGCGTTCACAGCGGTGACGCAGCTCGGCACCGAAACCGCGGTCCTGGTCTATTTCTGGCGCGACATCGTCCGCATCGTCAGCCGTTGGGCGCAGTCGCTGGTCGGCCGGGTGCCGAGGGACGACTTCGACGCGCGCATGGGATGGTTCGTCATCGTCGGCTCGCTGCCGATCGGAATCCTGGGCCTGCTGTTTCAGGACGCCATCGATTCGACGCTGCGCAACCTGTGGATCACCGTCGTCACGCTGGGCGGGGTGGGTCTGCTCCTCGGCTTCGCCGACCGCTACGCGCAGGACCATCAGTTCAAAGACCTCCACGCCCTCAACTGGCGTGACGCCATCATCTACGGCCTGTGCCAGGCGGCTGCACTCATCCCGGGCGTGTCGCGATCGGGTGGCACCATCTCCGGCGGCCTGTTCATGCGCTACGACCGTCCCTCGGCGACGCGTTACTCCTTCCTGCTCGCGATCCCGGCGGTCTTCGCGTCCGGACTGTTCAAACTCAAGGACATCGGCTCCGACTCCTGCGTCGAGTGGGGTCCCACGATCGTGGCGACCGTGATTGCGTTCGTGGTCGGGTACGCCATCATCGCCTGGCTGCTGCGCTACATCACGACCCACACGTTCTCCCCCTTCGTCATCTACCGGGTCGCGCTGGCTGTCGTCCTCGCCGGCCTGCTGGTGGGCGGCGTACTCGATCCCGAGGCCGCGCTCACCGCGGGGTGCGGAGCCTGA
- a CDS encoding DUF3090 domain-containing protein — MESAHRYAFPDRFIAGAVGEPDRRTFFVQTRQGSRMTNVVCELQQIRVLAEHLEHVLAELERAGLAGDKERRSSRPHDSEPLDVPLDEDFRAGTMIITWLPDSASLRIELFAQGAYRRADRHPDEVLQVVITLDQARDFVARAVQMVGSNAPSCPFCGQPIGPDGHICPRANGYRKPLLDLTD, encoded by the coding sequence ATGGAGTCCGCCCACCGGTACGCGTTTCCCGACCGGTTCATCGCTGGGGCGGTCGGGGAGCCCGATCGCCGCACCTTCTTCGTCCAGACCCGGCAGGGCTCACGGATGACGAACGTGGTCTGCGAACTCCAGCAGATCCGGGTCCTGGCCGAGCACCTGGAGCACGTGCTGGCCGAGCTGGAACGTGCCGGGCTTGCGGGTGACAAGGAGAGGCGTAGCTCGCGTCCGCACGACAGTGAGCCTCTGGACGTCCCCTTGGACGAGGACTTCCGGGCCGGGACGATGATCATCACCTGGCTGCCGGACTCCGCGTCCCTGCGCATCGAGCTGTTCGCGCAAGGCGCCTACCGGCGGGCCGACCGGCATCCGGACGAGGTGCTGCAGGTGGTGATCACCCTCGATCAGGCGCGCGATTTCGTCGCCCGGGCGGTGCAGATGGTCGGTTCGAATGCGCCTTCCTGCCCGTTCTGTGGGCAGCCGATCGGACCCGACGGCCACATCTGTCCCCGTGCCAACGGGTACCGCAAACCGCTGCTCGATCTGACCGATTGA
- a CDS encoding aldo/keto reductase encodes MQRRQVGACGLSVGRLGLGTMTWGGDTPPDVARTLLRDFVEAGGDLIDTAPAYGGGRAEELIGQYMRSDLRRDDLVIATKAGFGTHGGPQGIDTSRRALLDDLTDSLRRLRTDHIDLWQVHAWGDAPLDETLAAIDQAVNAGNVRYAGVCNFIGWQIGTAAAWQSAVPGRARLVSGQIEYSLLARRAEVEVLPALNHHGMGLLPWSPLGRGVLTGKYRRGVPRDSRGGRDHLSWFVEPYLDTRSRAVVDAVARAADGLSLSPAQVALLWVRDAPGVTAPLLGARTPEQLGELLDTEPYDLPATIVEALDDITGGPHQARSKGPIDK; translated from the coding sequence GTGCAACGCCGGCAGGTGGGTGCCTGCGGCCTGAGCGTGGGACGTCTCGGGCTGGGCACTATGACCTGGGGCGGTGACACCCCTCCCGACGTCGCCCGCACCTTGCTGCGCGACTTCGTCGAGGCCGGCGGCGACCTCATCGACACCGCCCCGGCCTACGGGGGCGGGCGTGCCGAGGAGTTGATCGGCCAGTACATGAGAAGCGACCTGCGCCGTGACGACCTGGTCATCGCCACCAAGGCGGGGTTCGGCACCCACGGCGGGCCGCAGGGCATCGACACGTCCCGGCGCGCGCTGCTGGACGACCTCACCGACTCACTGCGGCGGCTGCGTACCGACCACATCGACCTGTGGCAGGTGCACGCCTGGGGTGACGCCCCCCTGGACGAGACGTTGGCCGCCATCGACCAGGCGGTGAACGCCGGCAACGTGCGATACGCAGGGGTCTGCAACTTCATCGGCTGGCAGATCGGGACGGCGGCGGCTTGGCAGAGCGCGGTACCGGGGCGGGCAAGGCTCGTGAGCGGGCAGATCGAATACTCCCTGCTCGCCCGGCGTGCCGAGGTGGAGGTGCTGCCCGCACTCAACCATCACGGCATGGGCCTGCTGCCGTGGTCCCCGCTGGGACGAGGTGTGTTGACCGGGAAGTACCGGCGCGGCGTCCCACGGGACTCGCGCGGGGGACGTGATCACCTCTCGTGGTTCGTCGAGCCCTACCTGGACACGCGGTCGCGTGCCGTCGTGGACGCGGTGGCCCGAGCCGCCGACGGCCTGAGCCTGAGCCCCGCGCAGGTCGCCCTGCTGTGGGTGAGGGACGCGCCCGGGGTGACCGCGCCGCTGCTCGGGGCACGCACCCCCGAGCAACTGGGTGAACTGCTCGACACGGAGCCCTACGATCTCCCCGCCACCATCGTCGAGGCACTGGACGACATCACGGGCGGCCCTCACCAGGCACGCTCGAAAGGACCGATCGACAAGTAG
- a CDS encoding GNAT family N-acetyltransferase, whose translation MADIPATDGWLVRPARPDDAKALGRLHAQGWQQGYRGLLPDSYLDALDEAAAVRTWRDRLTEPHGLRVLVAQDEAGTALGFTSIGPCFDPDAAPGELEIWDMWVDAGHHRNGIGGALLVRALALAPAEAEVVVWVLADNVRALAFYKRNRASWDGLRRTSERTGGVRVTDVRLRWAAGVRPIVPGPMQPGASD comes from the coding sequence ATGGCTGACATTCCCGCCACAGACGGTTGGCTCGTCCGGCCTGCGCGCCCGGACGACGCGAAGGCGCTCGGCCGCCTGCACGCCCAGGGCTGGCAGCAGGGCTACCGCGGCCTGTTACCCGATTCCTACCTCGATGCCCTCGACGAGGCCGCTGCCGTACGCACCTGGCGCGACCGGCTCACCGAACCCCACGGGTTGCGGGTGCTCGTCGCGCAGGACGAAGCGGGCACCGCGCTGGGCTTCACGTCCATCGGGCCCTGTTTCGACCCGGACGCCGCTCCCGGCGAACTGGAGATCTGGGACATGTGGGTCGACGCCGGGCATCACCGGAACGGCATCGGCGGCGCGCTCCTCGTCCGGGCACTCGCCCTGGCCCCCGCCGAGGCGGAGGTCGTTGTGTGGGTGCTCGCCGACAACGTGCGAGCATTGGCGTTCTACAAGCGGAATCGCGCATCCTGGGACGGTTTGCGGCGTACGTCGGAGCGCACGGGCGGCGTCCGGGTAACCGACGTCCGGTTGCGCTGGGCGGCGGGTGTCCGCCCGATAGTGCCTGGGCCGATGCAGCCCGGCGCATCCGACTAG
- a CDS encoding AMIN-like domain-containing (lipo)protein, with protein sequence MNTRHLVTSASVVMLALAGCSDPGDTPSETPVAPSSISSSSAATSPSSSTGSTTPNDPVTPSATASPSFTTGPLASAPATPADTFLITGLRVGSHPLYDRVVIDLSGGRAEDLPWSVQYRDSPTAQGSGEPIGLDAEAYVRVQLSGQMIPPQGTDVPSGLQPDSAVGNVRGVYADPVFEGQSIVWIGVDRVRGYAVMTLESPARLVVDIAT encoded by the coding sequence ATGAATACTCGCCATCTGGTGACCAGCGCCAGCGTCGTCATGCTGGCCCTGGCAGGTTGTTCTGATCCCGGCGACACACCGTCCGAGACACCGGTCGCACCGTCCTCGATCTCGTCCTCGAGCGCGGCGACCAGCCCGTCCTCCTCCACCGGCAGCACCACGCCGAACGACCCGGTCACACCGAGCGCCACCGCATCGCCCTCGTTCACGACCGGGCCGCTCGCGTCCGCCCCTGCAACACCGGCCGACACCTTCCTGATCACCGGCCTGCGGGTGGGCAGCCATCCGCTCTACGATCGGGTCGTCATCGACCTGTCCGGTGGCCGGGCAGAGGATCTCCCCTGGTCGGTGCAATACCGGGACTCCCCCACCGCGCAGGGATCCGGTGAGCCGATAGGGCTGGACGCGGAAGCCTATGTTCGCGTCCAACTGTCGGGGCAGATGATTCCTCCCCAGGGAACCGATGTCCCTTCGGGGTTGCAGCCGGACTCGGCCGTCGGCAACGTGCGGGGCGTGTACGCCGACCCGGTGTTCGAGGGACAGTCGATCGTCTGGATCGGGGTCGACCGAGTGCGCGGCTACGCCGTCATGACGCTCGAATCGCCCGCCCGGCTCGTGGTCGACATCGCCACATAG